A window from Pseudomonadales bacterium encodes these proteins:
- the lptG gene encoding LPS export ABC transporter permease LptG, with protein sequence MSRLSCFNRYLFRQLTQTTLVVILVIAGLDLLFALLGEMEDLSENYHLSDALLFVAMTSPRQLYEVTPFCLLIGVLIGLGNLARQSELVVMGSAGVSNWGIAWSACRPVLLFMVATTLLGEWVAPAAEQAAQNWRAQLNGDGLGRAGEGTWLRDGPDFVYFSAITAQGDLLGVTRYQFDQERQLVRLSHAQRASYAEGRWQLDQVAATWLTAEQSQSEQLAQQAWPSTFTPALLQVLALKPDRLSAIELYRYAVHLDQQRLESAPHWLAFWKRLFQPAATLALVLIGISFVFGPLRELTMETRVFAGIAVGVVFHFAQNILGPASIVFQFSPIWAAALPPLLCLLFALRWLRRAG encoded by the coding sequence ATGAGCAGGCTGAGCTGTTTCAACCGCTATCTGTTCAGGCAGCTGACGCAGACCACTCTGGTCGTCATTCTGGTGATCGCCGGGCTCGACCTGCTGTTTGCGTTGCTGGGGGAGATGGAAGATCTCAGTGAAAACTACCATTTGAGTGATGCATTGCTCTTCGTGGCCATGACCTCGCCCAGGCAACTGTACGAGGTGACGCCGTTCTGTCTGCTGATCGGCGTGCTGATCGGGCTGGGCAACCTGGCCCGGCAGAGTGAATTGGTGGTGATGGGCAGCGCGGGTGTCTCGAATTGGGGAATCGCCTGGTCGGCCTGCCGTCCGGTATTGCTGTTCATGGTGGCGACGACCCTGCTGGGAGAGTGGGTGGCCCCGGCTGCCGAACAGGCCGCACAGAACTGGCGAGCGCAGCTCAATGGCGACGGCCTTGGGCGTGCGGGCGAGGGGACCTGGTTGCGTGATGGTCCTGATTTCGTCTACTTCAGTGCCATCACCGCGCAGGGCGACCTGCTGGGTGTGACCCGTTACCAGTTCGATCAGGAGCGCCAGTTGGTTCGTCTCAGTCATGCGCAACGGGCCTCCTACGCCGAGGGGCGATGGCAGCTCGACCAGGTGGCCGCCACCTGGCTGACGGCGGAGCAGAGTCAGAGCGAGCAGCTGGCACAACAGGCTTGGCCAAGCACCTTCACTCCGGCGCTGCTGCAGGTGCTGGCACTGAAACCGGATCGACTTTCGGCCATCGAGCTCTACCGCTATGCCGTTCACCTCGATCAGCAGCGGCTGGAGTCGGCGCCGCACTGGCTGGCATTCTGGAAGCGGCTGTTTCAGCCGGCGGCAACCCTGGCGCTGGTGCTGATTGGAATTTCGTTCGTTTTCGGGCCGCTGCGCGAATTGACGATGGAGACGCGGGTCTTTGCCGGGATTGCGGTAGGCGTGGTGTTTCATTTCGCCCAGAACATCCTGGGGCCGGCCAGCATCGTGTTTCAGTTTTCGCCGATCTGGGCGGCGGCACTGCCACCATTGCTCTGTCTGCTGTTTGCGTTGCGTTGGTTGAGGCGCGCTGGCTGA
- the lptF gene encoding LPS export ABC transporter permease LptF yields the protein MILLRYLFRQLVGATVAISSILLLVVISSRLSRYLADAASGKLAPDLLFAMIGYRIPGVLEVVLPLGFFLGVLLTYGRLHVDREMTALAACGFSERRLLLYTLLPALLTMVATAAVTLLYNPWGAAKAEQLLHRQLASNQFDALTSGRFQTDPHSGRVIYIGQSENGDLREVFVAERLADVSQHRGAVDDAPVVVVATAGRLDYDPATEQRYLHLQAGTRYQGWPGEPQMRVTDFAELGLRIATATGEYQVRKLDSIPTAQLFDSHEASAAATLLWRLSPPLMAPIMVLIALPLSRVDPRQGRFARFLPAMLIYFTYLILLTTLRDLAAERGKLPPMVIWAVHGLFLAAGVWMSLLGSGRAFLQSGRARATR from the coding sequence TTGATTCTACTTCGCTATCTATTCCGGCAACTGGTTGGCGCCACTGTCGCGATCAGCTCGATTCTGCTGCTGGTGGTGATCAGCAGCCGTCTGAGCCGCTATCTGGCCGATGCCGCCAGTGGCAAGCTGGCGCCCGATCTGCTGTTCGCGATGATCGGTTACCGCATTCCCGGTGTGCTCGAGGTGGTGCTGCCGCTCGGGTTTTTTCTCGGTGTGCTGCTCACCTATGGCCGGCTTCATGTCGATCGCGAGATGACCGCGCTGGCCGCCTGCGGCTTCAGCGAACGGCGGTTGCTGCTCTACACCCTGTTGCCGGCACTGCTGACGATGGTGGCGACCGCCGCCGTCACGCTGCTGTACAACCCCTGGGGTGCTGCCAAGGCCGAGCAGCTGCTGCATCGGCAGTTGGCCAGCAATCAGTTCGATGCATTGACCAGTGGCCGCTTTCAGACTGACCCCCACAGCGGACGGGTGATCTACATCGGCCAGAGCGAAAACGGAGATCTGCGCGAAGTGTTCGTGGCTGAACGCCTTGCCGATGTCTCGCAGCACAGGGGTGCAGTCGATGATGCACCGGTGGTGGTGGTCGCCACCGCTGGCCGACTCGACTACGACCCGGCCACCGAGCAGCGTTATCTGCATCTGCAGGCCGGGACCCGCTACCAAGGCTGGCCGGGTGAACCACAGATGCGCGTGACCGACTTTGCCGAACTGGGGCTGCGCATCGCCACTGCCACTGGCGAATATCAGGTCCGCAAGCTTGATTCGATCCCCACGGCGCAGTTGTTCGACAGCCACGAAGCCAGCGCCGCGGCCACACTGCTCTGGCGTCTTTCCCCCCCACTGATGGCACCGATCATGGTACTGATCGCCCTGCCCTTGTCGCGAGTTGATCCACGACAGGGTCGCTTCGCCCGCTTTTTGCCCGCCATGCTGATCTACTTCACCTATCTGATTCTGCTCACCACGCTGCGTGATCTGGCGGCCGAGCGGGGCAAACTGCCGCCGATGGTGATCTGGGCAGTGCATGGGCTGTTTCTCGCTGCCGGTGTATGGATGAGTCTGCTCGGGAGCGGGCGCGCTTTTCTTCAAAGTGGCCGAGCCAGAGCAACCCGATGA
- a CDS encoding RDD family protein: MPPSSYPPAGLLRRLGAMLYDTLLVVALLMCITAAYIFIALQLQGDTLAAGKVAARGALYQSILLISTFGFFAYFWTRHGQTLGMQAWRLRIQNSDGSTIRLPQAVLRFFGALFSLLCLGLGYGWMLVDRDRMTWHDRLSSSLVVQLPKPEKKRKKRGG; encoded by the coding sequence ATGCCTCCCTCTTCCTATCCCCCGGCAGGGCTGCTGCGCCGCCTGGGCGCGATGCTCTACGACACGCTGCTGGTCGTTGCGCTGCTGATGTGTATCACTGCTGCCTACATCTTCATTGCGCTGCAACTGCAGGGCGATACGCTGGCCGCCGGCAAGGTGGCGGCGCGGGGGGCGCTCTATCAGAGCATTCTGCTGATTTCGACCTTCGGCTTTTTTGCCTATTTCTGGACCCGACATGGACAGACCCTCGGCATGCAGGCCTGGCGTCTGCGCATTCAGAACAGCGATGGCTCGACCATCAGGCTGCCCCAAGCGGTACTGCGCTTCTTTGGGGCACTGTTTTCGCTGCTCTGTCTCGGATTGGGCTATGGCTGGATGCTGGTCGACCGCGACCGGATGACCTGGCATGACCGGCTGTCATCTTCGCTGGTGGTCCAACTGCCCAAGCCGGAGAAGAAGAGGAAAAAGCGCGGCGGATAG
- the tadA gene encoding Flp pilus assembly complex ATPase component TadA, with the protein MKSSESLSQSADRKLDLRRLLEALQAQGRLSRSDFEQALGKPRDQAAVALHPLVWIARQQYGDAQQSGRTLDLETLTQWLAQQIPDQQYYHIDPLKIDVAAITEVMSFAFSQRHQILAVEVQPQEVVVASAQPLVQGWEPDLAHVLRKPIRRVVANPEEIERLSVELYTLARSVNSASARGAGPSHPGLGNLEQLLEIGQLKSPDANDQHIVNIVDWLLQYAFDQRASDIHIEPRRDVGNLRFRIDGVLHTVYQFPSAVTAAVTSRLKALGRLNVAEKRKPQDGRLKTRAPAGNEVELRISTLPTAFGEKMVLRIFDPEVLLRSFAQLGLTADDFTRWEGMINQPNGIVLVTGPTGSGKTTTLYSSLKRLATPQVNLCTIEDPIEMIEPTFNQMQVQHNIDLSFASGVRALLRQDPDIIMIGEIRDLETAEMAIQAALTGHLVLSTLHTNDAPTAVTRLLELGVPPYLVKATLIGVMAQRLVRILCPHCKRAEPLDLDAWQALIHPFKVNPPARMCVPVGCLECRETGFLGREGIYEILTLSDLVREQITAQCDLTALRHMGLREGMHTLRLSGARKVAAGLTTVAEVLRVTPNEMRG; encoded by the coding sequence ATGAAGTCGAGTGAATCGCTGTCGCAGTCGGCCGACCGGAAGCTCGATCTGCGCCGGCTGCTCGAAGCATTGCAGGCGCAGGGTCGGCTCAGCCGGTCCGACTTCGAGCAGGCGCTCGGCAAACCGCGCGATCAGGCTGCCGTGGCGCTGCATCCGCTGGTCTGGATTGCCCGCCAGCAGTATGGCGATGCGCAGCAGAGTGGCCGGACGCTCGATCTGGAGACCTTGACGCAGTGGCTGGCGCAGCAGATTCCCGACCAGCAGTACTACCACATCGATCCGCTGAAGATCGATGTGGCGGCCATCACCGAGGTGATGTCGTTCGCCTTCTCGCAGCGCCACCAGATTCTGGCGGTCGAGGTCCAGCCGCAGGAGGTGGTGGTGGCCAGCGCCCAGCCGCTGGTGCAGGGCTGGGAGCCCGACCTCGCCCATGTGCTGCGCAAGCCGATTCGCCGGGTGGTGGCCAACCCCGAAGAGATCGAGCGGCTGTCGGTCGAGCTCTACACGCTGGCGCGCTCGGTCAACAGCGCCTCGGCGCGCGGCGCCGGGCCGAGCCATCCGGGCCTTGGCAACCTCGAACAGCTGCTCGAAATCGGCCAACTGAAATCGCCCGATGCCAACGACCAGCACATCGTCAACATCGTCGACTGGCTGCTGCAATATGCCTTCGACCAGCGCGCCAGCGACATCCACATCGAGCCGCGCCGCGACGTCGGCAACCTGCGCTTTCGCATCGATGGCGTGCTGCACACCGTCTATCAATTCCCCAGCGCGGTCACCGCTGCCGTCACCAGCCGGCTCAAGGCGCTCGGGCGGCTCAACGTCGCCGAAAAACGCAAGCCGCAGGATGGCCGGCTGAAGACCCGCGCCCCGGCCGGCAACGAGGTCGAGCTGCGCATCTCCACGCTACCGACCGCCTTTGGCGAAAAGATGGTGCTGCGCATCTTCGACCCCGAAGTGCTGCTGCGCAGCTTCGCCCAGCTTGGGCTCACCGCCGACGATTTCACCCGCTGGGAGGGGATGATCAACCAGCCGAACGGCATCGTGCTGGTCACCGGCCCGACCGGTTCGGGCAAGACCACCACCCTCTACTCCAGCCTCAAGCGCCTCGCCACCCCCCAGGTCAACCTCTGCACCATCGAAGATCCGATCGAGATGATCGAGCCCACCTTCAACCAGATGCAGGTGCAGCACAACATCGACCTCAGCTTCGCCTCCGGCGTCCGTGCGCTGCTGCGGCAGGATCCGGACATCATCATGATCGGCGAGATCCGTGACCTCGAAACCGCCGAGATGGCGATCCAGGCCGCGCTGACCGGCCACCTGGTGCTGTCGACGCTGCACACCAACGACGCCCCCACCGCCGTCACCCGCCTGCTCGAGCTGGGCGTGCCGCCCTACCTGGTCAAGGCGACGCTGATTGGCGTCATGGCCCAGCGGCTGGTGCGGATACTCTGTCCGCACTGCAAACGGGCCGAACCGCTCGATCTCGACGCCTGGCAGGCACTGATCCACCCCTTCAAGGTCAATCCACCGGCGCGGATGTGCGTGCCGGTCGGCTGTCTGGAGTGCCGCGAAACCGGTTTTCTCGGCCGTGAAGGCATCTACGAAATTCTGACGCTGAGCGATCTGGTCAGAGAGCAGATCACCGCCCAGTGCGACCTGACCGCCCTGCGCCACATGGGACTGCGCGAGGGGATGCACACGCTGCGCCTCTCCGGCGCCCGCAAGGTGGCGGCCGGCCTCACCACCGTCGCCGAGGTGCTGCGGGTCACGCCCAACGAGATGCGCGGCTGA
- a CDS encoding DNA polymerase III subunit chi, with translation MTVSTQVDFYLLAEGSPHARDLFVCRLVEKAHRLGHAILLLISDQPQRAKLDALLWSFRAESFLPHGEQMADEGQRIFLDDRIRLDRCDDLLINLTDALPGGFVGFNRVAEIVTSDPLQRELSRQRFRAYRQAGIQPVTHDLTGETRPQPR, from the coding sequence CTGACGGTGTCCACCCAGGTCGACTTCTACCTGCTGGCCGAGGGCAGCCCGCATGCCCGCGACCTGTTCGTCTGTCGTCTGGTGGAGAAAGCCCATCGCCTCGGCCACGCCATCCTGCTGCTGATCAGCGATCAACCGCAGCGGGCAAAGCTCGACGCACTGCTGTGGAGTTTTCGGGCCGAGAGCTTTCTGCCGCATGGCGAGCAGATGGCCGATGAGGGGCAGCGAATCTTCCTCGACGACCGCATCCGGCTCGATCGCTGCGACGACCTGCTGATCAACCTGACCGATGCACTGCCCGGCGGCTTTGTCGGCTTCAACCGCGTGGCCGAAATCGTCACCAGCGATCCACTCCAGCGTGAGCTGTCGCGGCAACGGTTTCGCGCCTATCGGCAGGCTGGCATCCAGCCGGTCACCCACGACCTCACCGGCGAAACCAGACCCCAGCCGCGCTGA
- the argE gene encoding acetylornithine deacetylase: MRLRHLPSLTEQLAQLVATPSVSATSAAHDLGNGAVIELLADWLDRLGFAIEVTEAGRGPGGAAKRNLIATLGSGPGGLVLAGHTDTVPCDPELWRSDPFRLTEREGRLHGLGSCDMKGFFPLAIEAARQFAGQKLNAPLIILATADEESSMCGARQLVALGRPRGRHAVIGEPTGLRPVRLHKGITMESVRVVGQAGHSSDPALGRNAIEGMQQVITLLLELRDELGAQFHNSAFAVPTPTLNLGCIHGGDNPNRICGDCELQFDLRLLPGMQIDTVRQMIGERLDRLSRQLGMPIDFQPLFPGLPAFETAADAGLVRLLERLTGHASEAVAFGTEAPFLTELGLETVVFGPGEIDCAHKPDEFLALDAIRPCVDLLTDLIGQLCLAPATTR, encoded by the coding sequence ATGCGCCTGCGCCACCTGCCCTCACTCACCGAACAGCTCGCGCAACTGGTCGCCACCCCGTCGGTCAGCGCCACCAGCGCGGCGCATGACCTCGGCAATGGCGCGGTGATCGAGCTGCTGGCCGACTGGCTCGACCGCCTCGGCTTTGCCATCGAAGTGACCGAGGCCGGCCGCGGTCCCGGCGGCGCCGCCAAGCGCAACCTGATCGCCACCCTCGGCAGCGGTCCCGGCGGCCTGGTGCTGGCCGGCCACACCGACACCGTGCCCTGCGACCCTGAACTGTGGCGCTCCGATCCGTTCCGGCTGACCGAGCGCGAAGGCCGTCTGCATGGCCTGGGCAGCTGCGACATGAAGGGCTTCTTTCCGCTGGCGATCGAGGCCGCACGCCAGTTTGCCGGGCAGAAGCTGAACGCGCCGCTGATCATTCTCGCCACCGCCGACGAAGAGAGCAGCATGTGCGGCGCCCGCCAACTGGTCGCGCTGGGTCGGCCGCGCGGCCGCCACGCGGTGATCGGCGAACCGACTGGCCTGCGGCCGGTGCGGCTGCACAAGGGCATCACCATGGAGTCGGTGCGGGTGGTCGGTCAGGCCGGCCACTCCTCCGATCCGGCGCTGGGGCGCAATGCGATCGAAGGGATGCAGCAGGTGATCACGCTGCTGCTCGAGCTGCGCGATGAGCTGGGCGCGCAGTTCCACAACTCGGCCTTCGCGGTGCCGACGCCGACGCTCAACCTCGGCTGCATCCATGGCGGCGACAACCCCAACCGCATCTGCGGCGACTGCGAGTTGCAGTTCGACCTGCGCCTGCTGCCAGGCATGCAGATCGACACCGTGCGGCAGATGATCGGCGAGCGGCTCGACCGGCTGAGCCGGCAGCTCGGCATGCCGATCGACTTTCAGCCGCTGTTCCCCGGTCTGCCCGCCTTCGAGACCGCCGCCGACGCCGGGCTGGTGCGACTGCTGGAGCGGCTCACCGGCCACGCCAGCGAGGCGGTCGCCTTCGGCACCGAGGCGCCCTTTCTGACCGAACTGGGGCTGGAGACGGTGGTGTTCGGCCCCGGCGAGATCGACTGCGCCCACAAGCCCGATGAGTTCCTGGCGCTGGATGCCATCCGCCCCTGCGTCGACCTGCTCACCGATCTGATCGGCCAGCTCTGTCTGGCCCCCGCCACCACCCGCTGA
- the queD gene encoding 6-carboxytetrahydropterin synthase QueD: MEIYKEFVFEAAHRLPAVPAGHKCGRLHGHSFRVRVVVEGRPDPVSGWLIDFAEIKARFAPLYAQLDHNYLNEIPGLENPTSEQLAIWIWQRLKPLLPALCRVELQETCTSGCIYSGV; the protein is encoded by the coding sequence ATGGAGATCTACAAAGAGTTTGTTTTCGAAGCGGCGCATCGGCTGCCGGCGGTGCCTGCCGGGCACAAATGCGGGCGGCTGCATGGGCACTCGTTCCGGGTGCGCGTCGTGGTGGAGGGGAGGCCCGATCCAGTCAGCGGCTGGCTGATCGATTTTGCCGAGATCAAGGCACGCTTTGCGCCGCTTTATGCGCAGCTCGATCACAACTATCTGAATGAGATTCCGGGGCTGGAGAATCCGACCAGCGAGCAGTTGGCGATCTGGATCTGGCAGCGGCTGAAGCCGCTGCTGCCGGCGCTGTGTCGCGTCGAGCTGCAGGAGACCTGCACGTCGGGCTGCATTTACAGCGGCGTCTGA
- a CDS encoding leucyl aminopeptidase — MEYKITKAAPEQQAAGMLVLGLLPKLQPSAAIKRLPPQTQEWIGAILKQGDLPDKAGKSLLLHQVPGLKAERLLLLAQGEKAQISARDFLSIIRSVIGQAKATTAKSLLWSLDGLEVAGHDQAWMVRQIILGAETARYQYQATKGSNKPDDKQKLKKITLQRSDLISPSQCEQLINQSSAMAHGVALARELGNLPPNLCTPSYLADQAKQLAQAHDALSLKVLNAKEMKALGMGALLAVAAGSAQPPKLIILEYRGATEDSAPHVLVGKGITFDSGGISLKPGAAMDEMKFDMCGAASVLGVMQAIAELKAPINLVGIIAASENLPSGTALKPGDVITSLSGKTIEVLNTDAEGRLVLCDALTYAERYNPKAVIDIATLTGACVVALGHHASGLFSNDQALTAALTASGEATHDRLWSLPLWKEYEEALESNFADLANVGGRSAGSITAACFLSRFTEKYPWAHIDIAGTAWISGGKEKGATGRPVPALLHYLLDQAEAQP, encoded by the coding sequence ATGGAATACAAGATCACCAAAGCCGCTCCGGAGCAGCAAGCCGCCGGCATGCTGGTTCTCGGTCTGCTGCCAAAACTGCAACCCAGTGCGGCAATCAAGCGGCTTCCACCACAGACCCAGGAGTGGATCGGCGCCATACTGAAACAGGGTGATCTGCCCGACAAGGCCGGCAAGAGCCTGCTGCTGCATCAGGTGCCCGGACTCAAGGCCGAACGGCTGTTGCTGCTGGCGCAGGGCGAAAAGGCGCAGATCAGCGCCAGGGATTTTCTGTCGATCATCAGAAGCGTGATCGGCCAAGCCAAGGCGACCACCGCCAAAAGCCTGCTGTGGAGCCTCGACGGCCTCGAGGTGGCGGGACATGATCAAGCCTGGATGGTGCGGCAGATCATCCTCGGTGCCGAAACGGCCCGCTACCAATACCAGGCCACCAAGGGCAGCAACAAGCCCGATGACAAGCAGAAATTGAAAAAAATCACGCTGCAACGCAGCGACCTGATCAGTCCATCGCAGTGCGAACAGTTGATCAATCAGAGCAGCGCGATGGCCCATGGCGTTGCCCTGGCCAGGGAGCTCGGCAACCTCCCGCCCAACCTCTGCACCCCCAGTTACCTCGCCGACCAAGCCAAGCAATTGGCACAGGCGCACGATGCGCTGTCACTCAAGGTGCTCAATGCCAAGGAGATGAAAGCCCTGGGAATGGGCGCCCTGCTGGCGGTCGCAGCCGGCAGCGCACAACCGCCCAAATTGATCATTCTCGAATATCGGGGCGCCACCGAAGACAGCGCCCCCCATGTGCTGGTCGGCAAGGGCATCACCTTCGACAGTGGCGGCATCAGCCTCAAACCCGGCGCAGCCATGGACGAGATGAAGTTCGACATGTGCGGCGCCGCCAGTGTGCTGGGCGTGATGCAGGCCATCGCCGAACTGAAGGCACCCATCAACCTGGTCGGCATCATCGCCGCCAGCGAGAACCTGCCCAGTGGCACTGCCCTCAAGCCGGGCGATGTCATCACCAGCCTCTCCGGCAAGACCATCGAAGTGCTCAACACCGATGCCGAAGGGCGTCTGGTCCTGTGTGATGCCCTCACCTATGCCGAACGCTACAACCCCAAGGCGGTGATCGACATCGCCACCCTGACCGGCGCCTGCGTCGTGGCGCTCGGCCACCATGCCAGCGGCCTGTTCAGCAACGATCAGGCGCTGACCGCAGCCCTGACCGCCAGCGGCGAAGCCACCCACGACCGGCTCTGGTCACTGCCATTGTGGAAAGAGTACGAAGAAGCGCTGGAGAGCAACTTCGCCGACCTGGCCAACGTCGGTGGCCGCTCGGCTGGCAGCATCACCGCCGCCTGCTTTCTCTCCCGCTTCACCGAGAAGTATCCCTGGGCCCACATCGACATCGCCGGTACCGCCTGGATCAGCGGTGGCAAAGAGAAGGGAGCGACCGGGCGCCCAGTGCCTGCCCTGCTCCACTACCTGCTGGATCAGGCGGAAGCGCAGCCCTGA
- the argA gene encoding amino-acid N-acetyltransferase: MDYVKWFRHSSPYINAHRGRTFVLMLSGETVAHANFIHIVQDIALLNSLGVRLVIVHGARPQIEAALEQRGLRSQFHDHLRITTLELLEAVKQAVGILRSEIEALLSQSSQQRLRLGVISGNFVTAKPHGVHDGIDFHHTGEVRGIDHAAIHRHLAAGEVVLLSPLGYSPTGEIFNLSFEQVAAETAIALRADKLIAYSEKPGVLDRDGQLLRELTPSEIRQRLDDASLTSSPALRGCLHASSAGVQRSHLIGFGEDGALLRELFTRDGAGTLISHERYEKIRPALIDDVAGIIELIRPLEEDGTLLRRSRERLEEEIGQFSVIDRDGSVIGCAALYPFSDGHSGELACVVVHPDYRSGERGDLLLEQIEKRARQQGIARLFVLTTRTAHWFRERGFVPATVDDLPDEKRSLYNYQRNSQVYCKGL, from the coding sequence ATCGACTATGTAAAGTGGTTCCGCCACTCATCGCCCTACATCAATGCCCACCGCGGCCGCACCTTCGTGCTGATGCTGAGCGGCGAGACCGTCGCCCACGCCAACTTCATCCACATCGTGCAGGACATCGCCCTGCTGAACAGCCTCGGCGTGCGGCTGGTGATCGTCCATGGCGCGCGACCGCAGATCGAGGCGGCGCTCGAACAGCGCGGCCTGCGCAGCCAGTTCCATGACCACCTGCGCATCACCACCCTCGAGCTGCTCGAAGCGGTGAAGCAGGCGGTTGGCATTCTGCGCAGCGAGATCGAGGCGCTGCTGTCGCAGTCATCGCAGCAGCGGCTGCGGCTCGGCGTCATCAGCGGCAACTTCGTCACTGCCAAGCCGCATGGCGTGCATGACGGCATCGACTTTCACCACACCGGCGAGGTGCGCGGCATCGACCATGCAGCGATTCACCGCCATCTGGCAGCGGGCGAGGTGGTGCTGCTGTCGCCGCTCGGCTACTCGCCGACCGGCGAAATCTTCAACCTCTCGTTCGAGCAGGTGGCCGCCGAAACCGCCATCGCGCTGCGCGCCGACAAGCTGATCGCCTACAGCGAAAAACCGGGCGTGCTCGACCGCGACGGCCAGTTGCTGCGCGAACTGACGCCGAGCGAGATTCGCCAGCGGCTCGATGACGCCAGCCTGACATCGAGCCCGGCGCTGCGTGGCTGCCTGCACGCCTCCAGCGCCGGCGTGCAGCGCAGCCACCTCATCGGCTTTGGCGAGGATGGCGCGCTGCTGCGCGAACTCTTCACCCGCGACGGCGCCGGCACGCTGATCAGCCATGAGCGTTACGAGAAGATTCGCCCGGCCCTGATCGACGATGTCGCCGGCATCATCGAGCTGATCCGCCCGCTCGAAGAGGATGGCACCCTGCTGCGCCGCTCGCGCGAGCGGCTCGAAGAGGAGATCGGCCAGTTCAGCGTCATCGACCGCGATGGCAGCGTCATCGGCTGCGCCGCGCTCTACCCCTTCAGTGATGGCCACAGCGGCGAACTGGCCTGCGTCGTCGTCCACCCCGACTACCGCAGCGGCGAACGCGGCGACCTGCTGCTCGAGCAGATCGAAAAGCGCGCCCGCCAGCAGGGCATCGCCCGGCTCTTCGTCCTCACCACCCGCACCGCCCACTGGTTCCGCGAGCGCGGCTTTGTCCCGGCCACCGTCGACGACCTGCCGGATGAGAAGCGCTCGCTCTACAACTACCAGCGCAACTCGCAGGTCTACTGCAAGGGGTTGTAG
- a CDS encoding type II toxin-antitoxin system RelE/ParE family toxin encodes MARVIYTARALADLDRLTDFLVEADPESAVQTVGLITEAMQVLANHPLIGRPAEQALRELVISRGKSGYLALYSHEVEQDIVLVLAIRHQREAGHVPE; translated from the coding sequence TTGGCGCGCGTGATCTACACCGCGCGAGCGCTGGCTGATCTTGATCGACTCACTGACTTTCTCGTCGAGGCTGATCCAGAAAGCGCTGTACAGACGGTGGGGCTCATCACCGAAGCGATGCAAGTCCTGGCAAACCATCCACTGATCGGACGCCCTGCGGAGCAGGCGTTGCGAGAGCTTGTCATCTCTCGCGGCAAGTCTGGTTACCTTGCGTTATACAGCCACGAGGTGGAGCAGGACATCGTTCTTGTTCTTGCCATCCGGCATCAGCGCGAAGCTGGCCATGTACCGGAGTAA